CTTCCATGGTTCCTTGCTGACCATAGTAGTCGAGTGCAATATTATACGTATTGTTTTCGCCACCTCCCGAGAGGTTAACGTTGTGATCCTGACGAATACCTGTTTTAAACGCCGCATCGAACCAATCAGTGTTCACTTTTGGCGTACCATCGGCGTTATACAAAGATTTTGGACTTGTAGGATCGTATCCTGCAGGCACATCCATACCGCTGTTATTATATGCCATGGTGACATATTGGCCATATTGTTTGGCATTCATCACATCATACACACCTTTCTGCACCTGGTCAAATCCATAGTAGCCGCTGTAGTCTATCTTCATGGGCTGGTTCTTCTTACCTTGCTTTGTGGTGATGATAACCACGCCGTTGGCAGCACGCGAACCGTAAATTGCGGCAGCAGAAGCATCCTTCAGTACCTGAACACTTGCGATGTCGTTCGGCGAGAAATCACGGATGGATGTTCCCATCGGTACCCCATCGACCACGTAAAGCGGTGCCGTGCTACCGAACGAACCTACACCACGAATACGTACGGTAGGATCAGCTCCCGGTTGTCCGTCGGATGTAATTTGAACACCGGCAACTTTACCTTCGAGCATGGTTGAGATGTTTGAGTGGGATGTCTTCTTCATCTCGTCAGTGTTGACAACGGCAACTGAACCGGTGAGGTCAACCTTTTTCTGTGTACCGTAACCGATTACCACCACTTGGTCGAGTTTTTGTAAATCCGAAACCAATGTGATGTTACCGAGTTCCGTTTTTCCTCCAACGGCTACGTCCATACTTTTGTATCCGATAAAAGATATTTGTAGCGTAGCATCTGAAGAGACAGGAAGAGAGAAGTTGCCATCAATATCGGTAACCGTACCCTGGGTAGTGCCCTTTACGGCAATAGTAGCACCGGGAATAGGTTGTCCTTTTTCGTCAACAATTTTACCTTTTACTGTTATATTGTCTGGCTGAGTCATTGACATCTGGCCGGCATTGCCGTTACCATCTGCATAGGTTGCCGGTGCGAGCGCAAGCAATCCCGCCAGTATTAAAAATAAATATTTCATAGTATAAGTATTGTTATCTTATTGATTATTGAACAATTACAAGGTAATCCCCCTCTGTTACGAGTGCGCAGCTCAAATCAGCACTGTCGACTGTAATACCTGCATACTTTTGGAAATGCGTTTCGCCCGTAGCGTAAGTAACATTATAAAGTACATCAGCTGTATTGTCACCATTGTTTGTAACCGTGATGACTACCTTAGAGCCACTTATGCTTGATGCAAAAATGTCCCAATTCCAGTCCGAGGTCTTAACAAGATTGGTATCCCAGCCGGCTTGGCCCCATCCAAAGTTGTCCATGCGAACCACAGCATTAGTAGCATCAGCAGCATTAGTGTCAGTATTCAAATTGCCAGCTTTACCAAGAGTCACGCTAGGGCTGTGCCAATTTGAAGCATTGTCGGAGTAACAATACATTGTATATGTTTTACTCGAACCTGATGCGACGACTGCGGTATCCCCGTAAGTTGGCCATGGTGTCGAGAAGTCAGTAGCACCGATTTGACTTAGACCTTTTACAAGAGTCAACGGGCAAGTTGTAGTAACTGTGTCGGTTGCACCATAATAAGATATGACAGCGGACTGAGAACCGTCGGCAGCTGGTATCTTACTAAAATGAAGAGATGAGTTTGGTATAACACCTGTTGTATTATCTGAATATGTACCTGTTACTTCAAGACCTTGCGTATTGAATATGATGGAGTCGCTGTTGAAGTAATAGTATGTGGATATGTTTGGCTGGGTAGTAACCGCCAGACTTGCAACAGGCATTTTCACCTCTATATTGTAGTAGGTTGATACAGCCTGGGTATATGCACCTTGTTTGGTTTTGTTATAAGACACAATAACCGTCTTTTGACCAAGCGTAGTCAGATCAGGAATGACGTTGAATGTTAAATCTGTCGTATCAACTTCGGTAGAAGATCCGTCAGCAAAATAAACCGTTGCTGTTGCGTTGCCCCAGATGTCTGTATTGCCCAATTCAGTAAATGCAGGAGTTCCTTTAACAACAAGAGAGTCCGGATTAACGTCTTCTACTGTCGTTATTTTAGAAGGTAACAAGTATGCCTTTCTAATGAGGAAATGGCTGTTATCGCAGATTAAGTAAGCCACGATATCATCAGTGGCAGAAACCGGTTGTTGATAGGTTTCGACCAGCGTTGTACCATTTGTTCCAACGGCAGTAGCCGTTACGAATGCATTGCCGGTAACCGAGTGATCAATATCGATTGAAACAGTAGCACCGTCCATCGTTTGGCGGAAGTCGTCCCAAATATCGCCGTTACCGTTGGTATCGGGATAGTTCTGGGAAATCATGTTTAAGTCGAAATCACTGTTACCCCAGCCATAGGCATCAGAACGGAGAACAAAGTATTCTGAGTAGTCTGCGTTGTCATCAGTACTATGAGCTGCTAAATTGGCAACACATAGGTTCCAGTTGTTCCAGTTGTTTGCCTCGGAACCGTGATTAACAAACTCCAAATGCAAGAGCTTGTTTGCCGGAACGGTAAAGTAATCAGAGAATGCAGTATGCCATGCGGAACTGTTGTCTTCAGCTCCTACTATCGCTGTAGTGATAGTAAGGTAAGTCGTGTCACCTGTATCCATACTTGCTTTTGCAGCTGCAATTGAGTCGATCCTGCTCTGCAGGTCGGCGGGGGCACCAATTGAATAAGTATCCAACTTCTGGCACCCGGCAAAGCCAAATGCTGCCAAAACTGATACGAACAAAACGCACCTCATCAGTTTAGTTGTTTTCATAGATTTAAATTTGATTGAATTCATCCTGTTTTATATTTATATCGGTTCGTTTGTGTCGTAACCAACACGATGATTTAGTTTCCTGAAATAGCGAATTTTCCAACCGTCAACGTCAGCAGACAGTTGGTCGTACTGCCTTTTCTCATTTGCATGGATGAGTTGATGGAATTACCAGCTCCATCATTGGCGATGGTTCGGTCTGCGGCATTCAATCATGCTCAATCAACAGATTCATATTCCAGACAGTCTCTTAAGGGAGTTACTGCCGATCTGACGATCAATGTATGTTCTTATTGGGATTGGTTGTGCCACAAGCGGACATGCCTGTAGCCGAAATAGCAGACCTGCAGAAGCAAAAAGCAGGTGCGTAACAACAGCTTTCAGTTTCATCATAGGATTGGTTTGAATCGTTTAATTAAGTAGGGTAAAAATAGATTAAGGAAGTGTGCTTAATGAGGACGAAAGGATATTTGAAGTGGACAAAACAGGAATTCATTCGTACACTTCTAAACGAACAAACACAAACAATATGTAAATCAAACACTTATTTTTTGGCTTGAAATTCTGAGGGACTCATCCCATAGAATTTTCGAAAGATGCGGCTGAAGTATTTGGGATCGTTAAATCCAACCCGAAAAGCAATATCTGAGATCGGTTCGTTACTTTGCCGCATCATTTCCACCGCTTTTTTCAGTTTGTAGGAATTGATGAAATCGGTAATATTCTGATCGGTCAGCGCCTTGAGTTTTTTGTACAACAGACTTCGACTAACGAACATTTCGCCGGCAAACTGTGCTGCTGAAAACTCCGGCTCGGTATACTTCTTTTCTAAAACATCGTAAGCCCTGTTCAGGAATTCTTTATCTAATGGATTGCTGGCTATTTCAGTCACGGTAGCTTCATACGTTATACCGAACATTTTCTTCAGTTTCCTGCGACCTTCTATCAGGTTTTTCATTCGGGCCTGTAAAACCTGCAGATTAAAAGGTTTTGGTATGTAATCATCTGCTCCGGTCTCCAAGCCTTCAACCAGGTTTTCAACCATTGTCTTAGCCGTCAACAATATCACCGGAATGTGACTCGTTTGAATTTCCTTTTTCAAACGACTGCACAACTCGATACCATCCATAACCGGCATCATAACATCACTGATGATTAATTCCGGCGAATATTTTTTTGCCAGTGCGAACCCTTCTTCTCCGTTTCCGGCTCCGATGACCCGATATTCATTTCTCAACGTTTGAGTAAGGAACGTGCGCAAATCAAAATTGTCTTCCACAATCAGAACCAATGGCTTCGATTTGGCTTCTTCATCTTCCTCCGCCTCGTCCGTTTCTTCCTCAACAGCATCATAGTTTATGTTCTGAGCCAGTACATCCACTTTTCCCTGCAAATTCACCTCCATCGGAACAGCTGTTTGATCCAGCTCCTTCTCCTCAAACCGATCTTCCGTGTAGGGTAATAATACTTCGAAACTGGTTCCTTTTCCTTTTTCGCTTTCCACTTTAATTTCGCCGTGAAGGGCCTGGACCAATTCGAACGTCAATGCCAACCCGATTCCGGAACTTTTCAGATTGGCATCTTTCTCTTCGCCAACTTTATAAAAACGTTCAAAGATATATGGTAGGTGCTCTTTGTCAATTCCTTTTCCCGTATCAATCACCTTGATACTAACATACGGAACCGGAAAATCACCGGTCGTTTTTTCCTGCACAAAACTGACCTGCATTTTGATGTTTCCTTTGGGCGGAGTGTTTTTAAAGGCATTCGAAAGCAGATTGTACAAAATGTTCTCCAGCTTTTCTCCATCGAACCAGGTCTCTGCGGGAGCCTTTTTAGCATCGAACACATAATCCACTTGCTGATGCTGGGCCAAATCCTGGAAAGACTCAAATATCTGGAATAAAAATTCGTGTAGATTTCCCTTACTTACCCGGAGATCCATCTTACCCGACTCTATTCGCCGGAAATAGATAAGCTGATTGATGAGATGCAGCAAGCGTTGGGCATTCCGGTTAACAATTTTCAGGGTATGCAACGTTTTCTTATCCCCTTTCAGGGTCTTCATCAACTCCTCAACTGGATCGATTATTAAAGTCAACGGCGTTCTGAATTCGTGCGATATATTGGTAAAAAAACGTAGCCGGAGCTGATTGACCAGTTTCACCTTCTCGTTCAACGCGATCAATTCGTCACGCTGTTGCCCGATTTTTTTGTTCTGTTTTTCCAGTGCCTGCTTCTGTCCCTCAATCAGTTTCTGCCGTTCACCCAATTCCTGATTAATATGTCGCAGGTTGTCCGCCTGATGACGAAGGGTTTCTTTCTGTTCCTCAATTTTCTCGGTCCGCTCTTTCACCTGAAGCTCGAGTTTCCGCTTTTGTTCTTTGAGGAAACGGGTGCGATAGCGTATGTACGCCATCACCATGAAAATCACAAATACAATGAACAACACTCGGAACCAGGCCGTATCGTAAAAAGGAGGATGAACGATGATTTTCAGTTCTGCCGGTTTATCGGACCAAATGCCATCGCTATTGGTTGCCTTGACCTTGAACGTGTAAACACCTCCCGACAAATTGGTGTAGTTCGCAAACCGACGGGTAGCCGGCACCTCCACCCAATCCTGATCGACACCTTCCATTTTGTAGGCATATTTTATCTTTTCAGGAAGGAAATAATCGAGCGCGGAAAACTCAATGGAGAAGACCGCGTCTTTGTATGACAGCTCCACCTGTTTTGTTTCCGAGATTGACTTCTTCAGAATAATGTTCGAGTGGTATTTTTGCCCAATCTTAACCGGCGTGTTGAACACCGAGAAATTTGTAAAAGTTGGGGTGGTCGATTCTCGGTATAATTCAATATCCGCCGCGTTGAAATAATTCAATCCGGCAATGCCGCCAAAATACAGATTGCCCTGGGCATCTGCGTCGGAAGCAGACCAATAGAACTGGTCGCTCAACAATCCATCCTTTACAAAAAAGTTCTGGAATTCATCCGTATTCGGATTGAACTTCGACAACCCTTTATCGGTACTAATCCACAGGTTTCCCTGAAGATCCTCTTCAATGGCATAAGCCACGTTGTTGCAAAGTCCGTTCTTTTCGTTAAAATGAACAAAGTGCCCTTTTCCGTTCCCCTCATCGATATACTTACAGATGCCATCGCCGTAGGTTCCAATCCAGATGGTTCCATTCCTAGCTTCATGCAACGAAATCACATAATTCCCCGGAAGGGAAAGAGAGTCACCCGGTTCATTAAAGTAAACCTGGTAACGGATGGAATCGAGTTGAGCAATGTTATCCAGCTGACTGGTATCTATCCGGTAAAGTCCGTTTCGTGTGCCAATCCAAAGGCGCTTATGGTGGTCCACCAGAATGCAACCAACCTGCAACGGTTCCGTTAGGTTCATCTTGTCGTGGACATGGGCAAATACGTCATTGTTTAGGTTGAGAATATCCAATCCGCCCAGTGTTCCCAGCAGCAGTCTGTTCTGGTCCAGTTCGGTAATCGATGAAATGAAATCGGAACATATGCTCTGTGAATTGGTATCATTGTGACGGAACGTTTGAAATTTCCCTTGACTCAACGAGACCAACCGGTTCAAACCGCCTCCCCAGGTTCCCATCCATAGCTGGTGCCGACTGTTCCGGAAAATGGAAGTGACAAAATTACTTCCAATCGATCCCGGATCGTTTACATCAAACTCGAAGCGTTCAACCTTCTTTCCGTTATCCGTTATCCGGTTCAGTCCACCTCCTGCAGTTCCTACCCACAACACATTCTTTTCCTTCAATATCGAATTGATGGTATTGTGACTTAAACTGTTAGGGTTGGCAGGATCATTTATCATCGAATGAAAAGGCTTCTGATAAACATTGTAATAGTTTACCCCACCCTTATCGGTGCCAATCCAAACGTCGCCTTCATCATCCGTTAAAATACTGTTTACAAAGGGGTTATTCAGGTTCTCATTCTTCTCGGCATTTCCACTCAAGTGGGCAAATGTATGAGTAGCAGGCTCAAAATAATTCAACCCGCCGAGCGTTCCGACGATAATATTGCCCAGTTTGTCTTCCTCGATAGCAGTAACCCTGAGGTGATTCAGGTCCGTCGGATTGTTCACCTGGTCGGAATAGTAATAATCACGATCTTCCGAAGCATCGTATTCATACAATCCAATGTCGCTTCCCAGCCAAATATTATCATTCGAATCGACGAAAACACTGGAGATACTCACTCCCTGAACAGCATTCCTGATTTGCTTGTATTTTCGGGAATCTTGCAATGTTTTCAAATTGATCACGGCCAGCCCTTCGCTCGTGCCTATCAGGGCAATATCATGGTAGATGTTGATCTCATTGGTATGACGATTGGGCAATAAACCATTGTCCAGCTGGTGCGCTGTTGTATCGGTAGCCGAAAAGCGGATATACCAAACACCGTGGCTTGCCGTTGCCACCCAAAGACGATTCTGCTGGTCGAGCGCCAGGTGACTTATGGAATAATTGCTAAAAGTAGATGCGATGTTATGGGGCGTGTAAAACTGGTCATGACTGAAAAGATAATGTGCAAGGCCATTCCGGGTTCCCACCCAAATATCTCCCTTTTCATCTTCGCAGAGGGACTGGACAAAGTTATCGGGCAAGCCAGTCGGCTCTGATTCCTTCCGGTAGGTTTTAAAACTGTACCCATCGTATCGGCACAGTCCATTCCATGTACCGAACCACATAAATCCCCGCTTGTCTTTCAGAATGTAATCGACGGTATTTTGAGGCAACCCATCGTTGGCTGTTAAAAACTGAAATTTATAGTCAACGTTCTGTGCCGCCACAATTTTTCCACCATCAAACAGAAGCAGAATGAAAAGCAGACCAAGTGACCATATCGTCGGTTTCCTTGTAATCATCTGTTGTCAAATATAACACAAAGCCCCCTACCTTTTCACCGGAAGGCCTTTCTCATCGAGCCTGTTTTTAAATATAAAAACTACAATCCGATTACAAGTGTATTTTTGACACCTTTTATTATCTTCGTTGATTTTTTATGATACTACAAGCATTTATCGGGTGGTCAAACGGTCAGGACTAAATAAAAAAAGCCACCCCTCAATGTGAAGGATGGCTAAATCCAGTTTAATTCAGTTATCAGGTCAGGAATGTCATCAATACACCGGCAGCAACAGCTGAACCGATAACTCCCGATATATTACTGGCCATGCAGTATTGCAAAATATGATTACCCGAATCATGCTTCAAAGCAATCTCATTCGCCACACGTGATGCCATCGGAACAGCGCTCAATCCGGTAGCTCCCACCAATGGATTAATTTTCTTCTTCGAAAATATATTGTACACTTTCACAGCCACGATACCTCCACCGATGGAAATAGCGAAAGCCAGAAAACCGCCAACGATAATTCCCAGCGTTTTCGGCTCCAGGAATACATCAGCCGTCATGGTTGCGCCTACGGTCAGCCCCAGAAAAATGGTGGCTGAATTCATGATGGTTGTGGTAGCCGCATCAGTCAATCGGCCCACCGTACTTCCAATCTCCTTTACCAAATTACCGAAGAATAACATACCCAAAAGCGGTGTTGCTGTCGGCACCAGAATAGCAATAACGATGATCATCGAAATCGGGAACAGGATTTTCACCAGCTTCAGATTTCTGATCTTATGCTTCGGCGGAAATAGTTTGTCCTGCTCCTTCATGTTAATTTTCAACTCATCCTTCGAGACCAGTCCTCTCACAACCATTGGGATAATCACCGGCACCAGCGACATATAAGAATAAGCCGCAATGGCGATCGGTCCCAGCAAATGCGGAGCCAGTTTAATCGTTGTATAAATGGCCGTCGGGCCGTCGGCACCTCCAATAATTCCGAGCGAACCAGCTTCGCGAGGCGTAAAACCGAGCGAAATGGCTGCGAGAAAAACGGTGAAGATGCCAATCTGTGCAGCTGCGCCAAAGAAAGCCAGCCTCAGGTTACGCAGCATCGGACCAAAATCGGTCAACGCTCCCACTCCCATAAAAATCAACGGCGGTAACAAACCGGTTTTAATCAGCGCATAGTACAGAAAGTTCATGATGCCAAACTTGTGGGCAATCTCGAACAGGTTCATATAGTGCTCGTGTCCCAACTCAATGCTTTCGCCAGGCACAACGCCCATCTGGCCACCGGGAAGGTTAGCCAGAATGATACCAAAAGCAATGGGAATGAGCAGTAGCGGTTCGTATTTTTTCCGGATTCCGAGGTACAGGAGCACCGAGCCAATAAGCAACATCAGCAACACAGCGGGGTGCTCGAAGATCGCCTGGAACGCGGTCATTCGATACAGACTTTTTAAAATTTCCATGTTATTCAGGTTTCAGGCCTTACTTAATCCGGACCAGTACATCATCCTCTTCCACATCACTACCACTATTTTGAACAAGTTCCACAACCTGTCCGCCTGCATCGGCTTTAATGGCATTGTATGTTTTCATGGCCTCGACATATCCCACCAAATCGCCTGCACTAATGGTATCTCCTACCTTAATACCCGTTTCAGAGGAATCTTTCGTTAAGTAAAATTTCCCTTCCAGCGGAGCCAGAATCTCCCGAACTTTTCCATCAACGGCAGGTTTCAAAGCGGGCTGACTACTTGTTCCTGC
This Prolixibacter sp. NT017 DNA region includes the following protein-coding sequences:
- a CDS encoding hybrid sensor histidine kinase/response regulator transcription factor, with the translated sequence MITRKPTIWSLGLLFILLLFDGGKIVAAQNVDYKFQFLTANDGLPQNTVDYILKDKRGFMWFGTWNGLCRYDGYSFKTYRKESEPTGLPDNFVQSLCEDEKGDIWVGTRNGLAHYLFSHDQFYTPHNIASTFSNYSISHLALDQQNRLWVATASHGVWYIRFSATDTTAHQLDNGLLPNRHTNEINIYHDIALIGTSEGLAVINLKTLQDSRKYKQIRNAVQGVSISSVFVDSNDNIWLGSDIGLYEYDASEDRDYYYSDQVNNPTDLNHLRVTAIEEDKLGNIIVGTLGGLNYFEPATHTFAHLSGNAEKNENLNNPFVNSILTDDEGDVWIGTDKGGVNYYNVYQKPFHSMINDPANPNSLSHNTINSILKEKNVLWVGTAGGGLNRITDNGKKVERFEFDVNDPGSIGSNFVTSIFRNSRHQLWMGTWGGGLNRLVSLSQGKFQTFRHNDTNSQSICSDFISSITELDQNRLLLGTLGGLDILNLNNDVFAHVHDKMNLTEPLQVGCILVDHHKRLWIGTRNGLYRIDTSQLDNIAQLDSIRYQVYFNEPGDSLSLPGNYVISLHEARNGTIWIGTYGDGICKYIDEGNGKGHFVHFNEKNGLCNNVAYAIEEDLQGNLWISTDKGLSKFNPNTDEFQNFFVKDGLLSDQFYWSASDADAQGNLYFGGIAGLNYFNAADIELYRESTTPTFTNFSVFNTPVKIGQKYHSNIILKKSISETKQVELSYKDAVFSIEFSALDYFLPEKIKYAYKMEGVDQDWVEVPATRRFANYTNLSGGVYTFKVKATNSDGIWSDKPAELKIIVHPPFYDTAWFRVLFIVFVIFMVMAYIRYRTRFLKEQKRKLELQVKERTEKIEEQKETLRHQADNLRHINQELGERQKLIEGQKQALEKQNKKIGQQRDELIALNEKVKLVNQLRLRFFTNISHEFRTPLTLIIDPVEELMKTLKGDKKTLHTLKIVNRNAQRLLHLINQLIYFRRIESGKMDLRVSKGNLHEFLFQIFESFQDLAQHQQVDYVFDAKKAPAETWFDGEKLENILYNLLSNAFKNTPPKGNIKMQVSFVQEKTTGDFPVPYVSIKVIDTGKGIDKEHLPYIFERFYKVGEEKDANLKSSGIGLALTFELVQALHGEIKVESEKGKGTSFEVLLPYTEDRFEEKELDQTAVPMEVNLQGKVDVLAQNINYDAVEEETDEAEEDEEAKSKPLVLIVEDNFDLRTFLTQTLRNEYRVIGAGNGEEGFALAKKYSPELIISDVMMPVMDGIELCSRLKKEIQTSHIPVILLTAKTMVENLVEGLETGADDYIPKPFNLQVLQARMKNLIEGRRKLKKMFGITYEATVTEIASNPLDKEFLNRAYDVLEKKYTEPEFSAAQFAGEMFVSRSLLYKKLKALTDQNITDFINSYKLKKAVEMMRQSNEPISDIAFRVGFNDPKYFSRIFRKFYGMSPSEFQAKK
- a CDS encoding sodium ion-translocating decarboxylase subunit beta encodes the protein MEILKSLYRMTAFQAIFEHPAVLLMLLIGSVLLYLGIRKKYEPLLLIPIAFGIILANLPGGQMGVVPGESIELGHEHYMNLFEIAHKFGIMNFLYYALIKTGLLPPLIFMGVGALTDFGPMLRNLRLAFFGAAAQIGIFTVFLAAISLGFTPREAGSLGIIGGADGPTAIYTTIKLAPHLLGPIAIAAYSYMSLVPVIIPMVVRGLVSKDELKINMKEQDKLFPPKHKIRNLKLVKILFPISMIIVIAILVPTATPLLGMLFFGNLVKEIGSTVGRLTDAATTTIMNSATIFLGLTVGATMTADVFLEPKTLGIIVGGFLAFAISIGGGIVAVKVYNIFSKKKINPLVGATGLSAVPMASRVANEIALKHDSGNHILQYCMASNISGVIGSAVAAGVLMTFLT